In Limibacter armeniacum, a single window of DNA contains:
- a CDS encoding ABC-F family ATP-binding cassette domain-containing protein encodes MITVNNLTLQFGKRVLFDEVNLKFLNGNCYGVIGANGAGKSTFLKILTGDVDPNRGEVVIDPGKRMAVLKQDHFEFDEEEVLKTVIMGHKRLYEIMVEKDAIYMKPDFSEEDGLRVSELEAEFADMEGWNAETDAAELLSNLGVTEDLHYQLMKDLPGSLKVRVLLAQALFGNPDILVLDEPTNDLDIKTISWLEDFLLDFRNTVIVVSHDRHFLDTVCTHICDIDFSQINLYTGNYSFWYQSSQLAAKQRSDKNKKMEDKRKELQDFIARFSANASKSKQATSRRKLLEKMDLDEIKPSSRKYPAIIFEQSRDAGNQILHVEGLEKSLDGQKLFSNLTFNLNKGEKVAFVSKNSLAITTLFEILNGNLQADKGEFNFGTTITSAYLPNENHDFFQKDVNLVEWLREYAETEEEKDEVYLRSFLGKMLFSGEEAMKKATVLSGGEKVRCMLSRIMLAKANLLMLDEPTNHLDLESISAFNNSLIDYKGTILFASHDHEFVQTVADRIIEITPNGYVDRMMPYDDYLANEDVQEQVAALY; translated from the coding sequence ATGATCACAGTAAACAATCTGACACTTCAATTCGGGAAAAGAGTCCTGTTTGATGAAGTAAACCTGAAATTCTTAAATGGAAACTGCTACGGTGTAATCGGTGCCAACGGTGCTGGTAAATCTACTTTCCTGAAAATTCTGACGGGTGATGTTGACCCGAACAGGGGAGAGGTAGTGATTGATCCGGGAAAACGTATGGCGGTACTGAAGCAGGATCACTTTGAGTTTGATGAAGAGGAAGTGCTCAAGACTGTGATCATGGGACATAAGCGCCTGTATGAGATCATGGTGGAGAAGGATGCCATCTACATGAAGCCTGATTTCTCGGAAGAAGACGGACTACGTGTTTCTGAGCTGGAAGCAGAATTCGCTGATATGGAAGGCTGGAACGCTGAAACAGATGCAGCAGAACTGCTGTCAAACTTGGGCGTAACAGAAGACCTGCACTACCAGCTGATGAAAGACCTGCCGGGTTCGCTTAAAGTAAGGGTCCTGCTGGCACAAGCACTGTTCGGTAACCCAGATATTCTGGTATTGGACGAACCTACCAACGACCTTGACATCAAAACGATCTCATGGTTGGAAGACTTCCTATTAGATTTCAGAAATACCGTAATCGTAGTGTCTCACGACCGTCACTTCCTTGACACCGTTTGTACACACATTTGTGATATTGACTTTAGCCAGATCAACCTGTATACAGGTAACTACTCGTTCTGGTATCAGTCTTCACAGTTGGCTGCCAAGCAACGTTCTGACAAGAACAAGAAGATGGAAGACAAGCGTAAAGAACTTCAGGACTTTATTGCGAGATTCTCAGCAAACGCTTCGAAATCAAAGCAGGCTACCAGCCGTAGAAAACTGTTGGAGAAAATGGACTTGGATGAGATCAAGCCCTCTTCAAGAAAGTATCCTGCTATTATCTTTGAGCAAAGCAGGGATGCAGGTAACCAGATTCTGCATGTAGAGGGATTGGAAAAGTCTCTGGATGGACAGAAACTTTTCAGTAACCTGACATTCAACCTTAACAAAGGTGAGAAAGTAGCATTCGTTTCTAAAAACAGTTTGGCAATCACAACACTGTTTGAAATCCTGAATGGCAACTTGCAGGCAGACAAAGGAGAGTTCAACTTCGGTACAACCATTACTTCAGCTTACCTTCCAAACGAGAACCACGACTTCTTCCAGAAAGACGTGAACTTGGTAGAGTGGCTGCGTGAGTATGCAGAGACTGAAGAGGAAAAAGATGAGGTGTACTTGCGTAGTTTCCTTGGAAAGATGCTATTCTCAGGTGAGGAAGCAATGAAAAAGGCAACAGTACTTTCAGGTGGAGAAAAAGTTCGTTGTATGTTGTCAAGAATTATGCTGGCAAAAGCAAACCTCTTGATGCTTGATGAGCCAACTAACCACCTTGACTTGGAGTCGATCTCAGCATTTAACAACTCGCTGATCGATTACAAAGGAACAATCCTGTTTGCATCACATGACCACGAGTTTGTACAAACTGTAGCGGACCGCATCATTGAGATCACACCTAATGGTTATGTGGATAGAATGATGCCTTACGATGACTATTTGGCAAATGAAGATGTACAGGAGCAAGTAGCTGCTCTGTACTAA
- a CDS encoding DUF5074 domain-containing protein has translation MDLKTTFHKLNFRAFLPYLLALTVVFTSCDDDSNETPTLQGALVINAGGFGNGDGSIDIYDEETQTIQNKAFAKANSRELAATIESILIYNGQGVIMCNTADKVEFFDPSTLTSLVAPIESVVVPRYAAGNGNFLYVTCWGAWGENWDLPDSYIAKIDLSTHEVVKEIPVGDGAEGILIHDGKIFVANPYAYPATVEVYDISNDELVKTLSFDASPQRLVLDKNNQIWVSLTNGFPASANGVAKINPQTLEVETKVTLEGIDSYGKIALNSSKDEVLVLAVEPYTEENNGENLASEVWILDTDTESFDSSPVISGVSFSGIGCNPSTGNIYVAKAPSYASNGSILIYDEQGQLVDEATAGIGPYQFVF, from the coding sequence ATGGACTTAAAAACTACATTCCACAAACTTAACTTCCGTGCTTTCCTGCCATACCTTTTGGCACTGACTGTTGTATTCACTTCATGTGATGATGATTCAAATGAAACACCTACCCTTCAAGGAGCGCTTGTTATAAATGCTGGTGGATTTGGTAACGGTGATGGTAGCATCGATATCTATGATGAAGAAACTCAAACTATCCAGAATAAAGCTTTTGCTAAAGCAAACAGCAGAGAGTTGGCTGCTACAATTGAGTCAATCCTTATCTATAATGGTCAAGGGGTTATCATGTGTAATACTGCTGATAAGGTAGAGTTTTTTGACCCTTCAACATTGACTAGCTTAGTTGCACCTATTGAAAGTGTAGTTGTACCAAGATATGCTGCAGGTAATGGCAACTTCCTGTATGTAACTTGCTGGGGAGCTTGGGGTGAAAACTGGGACCTTCCAGACTCTTATATCGCTAAGATTGACCTATCAACTCATGAGGTTGTAAAAGAGATTCCGGTTGGTGATGGTGCTGAGGGCATCCTTATTCATGATGGTAAAATCTTCGTTGCCAACCCATATGCATATCCTGCAACTGTTGAGGTATATGATATCTCAAATGATGAACTGGTAAAAACCCTTTCATTTGATGCCTCTCCTCAAAGACTTGTATTGGATAAGAACAACCAAATTTGGGTATCACTTACCAATGGATTCCCTGCTTCAGCAAATGGTGTCGCTAAAATCAACCCACAGACATTAGAAGTAGAGACAAAAGTAACACTGGAAGGAATTGACAGCTATGGAAAAATAGCACTTAACAGCAGCAAAGACGAAGTATTGGTACTAGCTGTAGAGCCATATACTGAAGAAAACAATGGGGAAAACTTGGCTTCTGAAGTGTGGATACTGGATACTGACACCGAATCATTCGATAGCAGTCCAGTCATATCTGGTGTAAGCTTTTCAGGTATTGGATGTAACCCTTCTACTGGTAATATATATGTAGCTAAAGCACCAAGCTATGCATCAAACGGATCAATATTGATTTACGATGAGCAGGGTCAATTGGTAGATGAAGCTACTGCTGGTATCGGACCATACCAGTTCGTTTTTTAG
- the thiL gene encoding thiamine-phosphate kinase, with amino-acid sequence MAENRQNRTELKDLGEFGLINHLKQQVTLYNPSTRYGIGDDAAVLSESEEETVVSTDLLLEGVHFDLTYTPLKHLGFKAVAVNVSDVAAMNAIPQQITVSIGLSNRFSKEAIDELYAGIYAACEAYKVDLVGGDTTSSRAGLVISVTAIGRAKKEDVVYRNGAQPGDLLCVTGDLGGAYMGLQLLEREKQVFLSNPEAQPELTGFDYVIGRQLKPEARTDMVHEFKESGVRPTSMIDISDGLASEIMHLCTNSEVGAVVYEEKLPIDEETLKAASDFKIPSATIMMNGGEDYELLFTIKQDDFEKLKNNPNVSFIGYIADKESGAKMVSKGGQVIAIEAQGWVHF; translated from the coding sequence ATGGCAGAGAATAGACAGAATAGAACAGAGCTGAAAGATCTTGGGGAATTTGGGTTGATCAACCACCTGAAACAACAAGTGACATTATATAATCCTTCTACTCGTTATGGGATTGGGGATGATGCAGCAGTGCTTTCAGAGTCAGAAGAAGAAACGGTCGTTTCAACAGACTTGCTTCTTGAAGGCGTGCATTTTGACTTGACCTATACTCCGTTGAAGCATTTGGGATTCAAGGCCGTTGCAGTTAACGTATCTGATGTGGCAGCAATGAATGCGATCCCTCAGCAGATTACGGTAAGCATCGGGTTGAGCAACCGTTTCTCAAAAGAGGCTATCGATGAGCTTTATGCAGGAATATATGCCGCTTGTGAAGCTTACAAAGTGGATTTGGTAGGCGGAGATACGACAAGTTCTAGAGCTGGTTTGGTGATTTCCGTTACTGCAATCGGAAGAGCCAAGAAAGAAGATGTAGTTTACCGCAATGGCGCACAGCCGGGTGACTTGCTTTGTGTAACGGGTGACTTGGGTGGTGCCTATATGGGACTTCAGCTATTGGAGCGTGAAAAGCAGGTTTTCCTTTCCAACCCTGAAGCGCAACCTGAATTAACTGGCTTTGATTATGTAATCGGTAGACAACTAAAACCGGAAGCTCGTACTGACATGGTTCATGAGTTTAAGGAGTCTGGGGTTAGACCAACATCCATGATTGATATTTCAGATGGATTGGCTTCTGAGATTATGCACCTTTGTACCAACTCCGAAGTAGGAGCGGTGGTTTACGAAGAAAAGCTTCCAATTGATGAGGAGACTTTGAAAGCAGCCTCGGACTTTAAGATTCCTTCAGCAACGATCATGATGAATGGAGGGGAAGACTATGAGTTGCTTTTCACAATCAAGCAAGATGATTTCGAAAAGTTGAAAAATAACCCGAACGTTTCATTTATCGGTTACATTGCTGATAAGGAAAGCGGAGCCAAGATGGTATCCAAAGGCGGACAGGTTATTGCAATTGAAGCACAAGGATGGGTACACTTCTAG
- a CDS encoding bifunctional adenosylcobinamide kinase/adenosylcobinamide-phosphate guanylyltransferase: protein MAKIIYITGGQRSGKSSYAQQLALSLSENPVYLATSRHWDDNYSERIKRHQDDRGPEWTNIEEEKFISNHDLSGKVVVMDCVTLWLTNFFFDLEQDIEKVLTAAKSELEKVSKQDCTLIIISNEIGMGGHPTHPTQMKFTDLQGWMNQYIGKKSDEAFLMVSGLPMKLK from the coding sequence ATGGCTAAAATTATATACATCACAGGAGGGCAACGTTCGGGAAAAAGCAGCTATGCACAACAGCTGGCACTTTCACTTTCTGAAAACCCAGTATACCTTGCCACTTCCCGACATTGGGATGATAACTATTCTGAAAGAATCAAAAGGCATCAAGATGACCGTGGTCCAGAATGGACTAATATTGAAGAAGAGAAATTCATTTCCAATCATGATCTAAGCGGAAAAGTTGTGGTCATGGATTGTGTAACACTTTGGCTGACGAATTTCTTTTTTGACTTGGAACAGGATATTGAAAAAGTATTGACAGCCGCTAAAAGTGAACTTGAGAAAGTATCAAAACAAGACTGCACCCTGATTATTATTTCCAATGAAATTGGTATGGGAGGACACCCAACTCACCCTACACAAATGAAATTCACCGACCTACAAGGCTGGATGAACCAATATATTGGGAAGAAATCAGATGAGGCATTTCTGATGGTTTCTGGCTTACCTATGAAACTGAAGTAA
- a CDS encoding mechanosensitive ion channel family protein encodes MHTRQCHTLAPYFLGLFLLFTFHFGFTQEKSDEFSTETPYKTVKTHISAFKNKKIRPDLAAKTMGGNLPESQKAVLAEKLYEIYEKLGGVDMSAIPDNKNFENADKEKKYVIRTEFPEIYLIRDRKQWLYAPSSVKQISLLYQRYVVNARKKKSKDRPVAVDTVVYNLSSPYHTVSTFRYYIHDKHYDEERLASLFIAPDLTVKEKAKVGEKLKEIYYGLGIVIDFSEVPKNPNYQDSTTKENRYVPYSKAPGINLIKQNDKWYFSRTTVAAVNDLYSRTFLLGTDKLDKIAEKANKGLGSKLIDKIGYRNFQLLLIALGVLVFVLTFWIVHKVLKSLLIWKFTDHYILNVANDVVMPFLLYLSSSLLILILPSLLDSSDFLRRLIMITRIVKDLLLIYFLIKAVTFTVEYLRAKPLVKDHPERKGLLPFLGMLFKIILVLLGILLVAYDLNVDMTVLLASLSIGGVAVALAAQDSIKNFIGSLTIFLDRPFKVGDWIMTEKISGNVEAIGLRSTRVRTFYDSLITIPNGQLYNLMLDNMGLRFFRRYKTTVRIKYSSTNEELEQFVAQLTERINEHPKVASHKTQIYLNDLGTYSVNILFYIFFIADDWTEELKYRHECIKIILQTAREVGVEIASPPISVGITEE; translated from the coding sequence ATGCATACCCGTCAGTGCCACACATTAGCTCCGTATTTTTTAGGCTTGTTCCTGCTTTTCACTTTTCATTTTGGTTTTACTCAGGAAAAAAGTGATGAATTTTCTACTGAGACTCCTTACAAGACAGTAAAGACACATATTTCAGCATTCAAGAATAAGAAGATAAGACCAGATTTGGCTGCCAAGACAATGGGAGGAAACCTACCTGAGAGTCAGAAAGCTGTACTGGCAGAAAAGCTGTATGAGATATATGAAAAGTTAGGAGGAGTTGATATGTCGGCAATTCCAGATAACAAAAACTTTGAAAATGCCGATAAGGAAAAAAAATATGTCATTAGAACTGAGTTTCCAGAGATCTACCTGATCAGAGATAGGAAACAATGGCTTTATGCCCCTTCATCTGTAAAGCAGATTTCTTTGCTTTACCAGCGGTATGTAGTCAATGCCCGAAAAAAGAAAAGTAAGGACCGGCCGGTAGCTGTTGATACAGTTGTCTACAATCTATCATCCCCTTATCATACAGTTTCTACATTTAGGTATTATATCCATGATAAGCACTATGATGAAGAAAGGTTGGCTTCCCTTTTTATAGCACCTGATCTTACTGTTAAGGAAAAGGCTAAGGTAGGGGAGAAACTAAAGGAAATATATTATGGCTTGGGTATCGTGATAGACTTTAGTGAAGTACCTAAAAACCCGAACTATCAGGACTCTACCACCAAGGAAAACCGGTATGTGCCTTACTCTAAGGCTCCCGGTATCAACCTGATCAAGCAGAATGATAAGTGGTATTTTTCACGGACTACAGTAGCGGCGGTCAATGACCTTTACAGTAGAACATTTCTATTAGGGACAGACAAGCTTGATAAGATAGCTGAGAAAGCGAATAAAGGATTAGGCAGTAAACTGATTGACAAGATCGGCTACCGCAACTTTCAGTTGTTGCTTATAGCTTTGGGGGTGTTGGTGTTTGTATTGACATTTTGGATAGTGCATAAGGTTTTGAAGTCGCTTCTGATATGGAAATTTACAGACCATTATATCCTTAATGTAGCAAATGATGTCGTAATGCCATTCCTACTATATCTAAGTTCATCTTTGCTAATTCTGATATTACCATCCTTGTTGGATTCGTCGGACTTTTTGAGACGACTCATCATGATTACCCGCATTGTCAAGGACCTGTTGCTGATATATTTCCTGATTAAGGCGGTCACATTTACGGTTGAGTATCTGAGGGCAAAACCACTGGTGAAAGACCATCCCGAAAGAAAAGGTTTGTTGCCGTTTCTGGGGATGCTTTTCAAGATTATCCTTGTGTTGTTGGGTATTTTACTGGTTGCCTATGACTTGAATGTAGACATGACTGTATTGCTTGCCAGTTTGTCCATTGGTGGTGTGGCAGTAGCGCTGGCAGCTCAAGATTCTATCAAGAACTTTATAGGGTCTCTGACCATCTTTCTGGATAGGCCTTTTAAGGTTGGGGACTGGATTATGACAGAAAAGATTTCAGGAAATGTTGAGGCAATTGGTTTGCGCTCAACCAGAGTCAGGACATTCTATGACTCATTGATTACAATTCCCAATGGGCAGCTTTATAATTTGATGCTTGACAATATGGGGCTTCGCTTCTTCCGCAGGTATAAGACGACCGTCAGGATAAAATACTCTTCAACAAATGAAGAGCTGGAGCAATTTGTGGCACAGCTGACCGAAAGAATCAATGAACACCCCAAAGTAGCTAGTCACAAAACTCAGATTTACCTAAATGATTTGGGGACTTACTCGGTGAATATCCTCTTCTATATTTTTTTTATTGCGGATGACTGGACAGAAGAACTGAAATACAGACACGAGTGTATCAAGATTATCTTGCAGACAGCGAGGGAAGTAGGGGTAGAGATTGCATCGCCACCGATTTCCGTTGGTATTACGGAGGAATAA
- a CDS encoding DUF3244 domain-containing protein, translating into MNRMIKTMAMLILAVSAMLSANAAEFRPLGGIVYSFTVTSDSKEAKLILKDMKGESADFMLLNKNDEVVMFRKFEGVLETSSKLDFSTLAAGQYLMVLQFEDNRVERALEITPNGTLVVMDYRMTSKDMPFHFKYSDQELDIFFNKSAEKVLNILIKDEFGRTMYQSKFVQGFKPIKRFDLSNLKKGIYYLHITGQNTDITETISL; encoded by the coding sequence ATGAACAGAATGATTAAAACCATGGCTATGCTGATACTGGCAGTATCGGCAATGCTTTCAGCAAATGCTGCTGAATTCAGACCTTTGGGAGGAATCGTATATAGTTTCACCGTTACCTCAGACAGCAAAGAAGCAAAGTTGATCCTAAAAGATATGAAAGGCGAATCTGCCGACTTTATGTTGTTGAACAAGAATGACGAAGTGGTGATGTTCAGAAAGTTCGAAGGTGTTTTAGAGACTTCTTCAAAACTTGACTTCTCAACTTTGGCAGCTGGTCAATACCTGATGGTATTACAGTTTGAAGACAACCGAGTAGAAAGAGCCTTAGAAATTACACCAAACGGAACGTTGGTTGTAATGGATTACCGAATGACAAGTAAGGACATGCCTTTCCATTTCAAGTACTCAGATCAGGAGCTTGATATCTTTTTCAATAAGTCCGCAGAAAAAGTCCTGAATATTCTGATCAAAGACGAGTTTGGTAGAACGATGTATCAAAGTAAGTTTGTTCAAGGATTTAAACCTATCAAGAGATTTGACTTAAGCAACCTTAAAAAAGGCATCTATTACTTACATATCACAGGTCAGAATACTGATATTACAGAAACAATTTCGCTGTAA
- a CDS encoding 3-oxoacyl-ACP synthase, with amino-acid sequence MKITIALKQAIHGKCEGYVNERIQTAKSAMEEAQLAANEEVKSSAGDKYETGRAMLQIERDKHAVQLSEALKLKAVLDHIDASKEEEVVKLGTLVSTSMGTFYISISAGKLEVDKQMVFAISMSSPIGAKLNGMKKGEETLFNEKKIKVFELV; translated from the coding sequence ATGAAGATAACAATCGCTTTGAAGCAGGCCATACATGGGAAATGTGAAGGCTATGTAAATGAAAGGATTCAGACCGCTAAATCTGCTATGGAGGAAGCACAGCTGGCTGCAAATGAGGAAGTGAAAAGCAGTGCAGGTGACAAGTATGAGACAGGCAGGGCTATGCTCCAGATAGAACGGGATAAACACGCCGTACAGTTGTCAGAAGCCTTAAAGCTGAAAGCTGTTTTGGACCATATTGATGCATCAAAAGAAGAGGAGGTTGTAAAACTAGGAACACTCGTGTCCACTTCAATGGGGACGTTTTATATCTCAATCAGTGCGGGCAAACTTGAGGTGGACAAGCAGATGGTTTTTGCCATTTCAATGTCTTCTCCAATTGGGGCTAAGCTGAACGGAATGAAAAAAGGAGAGGAAACGCTATTCAATGAGAAAAAAATCAAGGTGTTTGAACTGGTCTGA
- a CDS encoding TonB-dependent receptor plug domain-containing protein has translation MRYLLLSVFLMAHAVWTYAQSEKDTTTIELEEVTIIGTNYTKYATGSAIIKADSGALARIGYGSVSDYLTQYTPIYLKEQGNGMLSTISVRGTTPNHTSVMWMGLNLNSLTLGHSDFNDYPLFFFDDLQVHMGGGSALFGSDAMGGSIVLSNSQPKDESIHLKLRQDYGSFTHSMTGVQFAARQGKWTSQTKLFYRYNKNDFPFENTAKFGKPEEKQENASFQNFGLLQQFGYQAAPNTFVSLSGWYQKNDREIQPVMSANGNSEADDLMNKWLRIVAKVDHQGWAHYSASAAFVQDHQLYESDIIETNRGVFTAQVDKTFNNYFSVKTGGTFMHIQPSVDSYPDSVGNENRTDVYASFKFTPFSFWEISLNARQGFVTGFEAPFSPSIGTQFLLVDKGQHELKLRGSFSKNYRIPTLNDRYWEDWGNPAIQPESGLSTEVGIDYIFNTSNTVFSSSLTAYQGKVTDLIQWIPVGNIWTPKNVSEVANKGVEFSSNIDYQTGNATISLGGNYAFTLAEVTKASASEQQTVGRQLAYQPKHRFNVYASYRYKSIGINLNNYFVGQRNGYDINDILDKYFISDLSANWNTQLNGKKLSVTGKVNNLFNTTYQNMKFRAMPGRNYMLSILWNIL, from the coding sequence ATGAGATATCTTTTACTGTCAGTATTCCTGATGGCGCATGCAGTATGGACATATGCACAATCGGAAAAGGATACTACAACCATTGAACTGGAAGAAGTTACCATCATTGGGACAAACTATACAAAATACGCCACAGGTAGCGCTATCATAAAGGCTGACAGTGGGGCACTTGCCCGTATCGGCTATGGTTCTGTATCTGATTACCTTACCCAATACACTCCTATCTACCTTAAAGAGCAAGGTAATGGAATGCTTTCAACCATTTCGGTAAGAGGTACTACGCCTAACCATACCAGTGTCATGTGGATGGGACTTAACCTTAACTCCCTGACTTTGGGACACTCGGATTTCAACGATTATCCCTTATTCTTTTTTGACGACTTGCAGGTTCATATGGGCGGTGGAAGTGCCCTCTTTGGAAGTGATGCAATGGGAGGCTCTATTGTATTGTCCAACAGTCAACCAAAAGATGAGAGTATACACTTAAAGCTTAGACAAGACTACGGCAGTTTTACGCACAGCATGACAGGGGTACAGTTTGCTGCAAGACAAGGCAAATGGACTAGTCAAACTAAGCTTTTTTACCGATACAACAAAAACGATTTCCCTTTTGAGAATACAGCCAAATTTGGCAAACCAGAGGAAAAGCAGGAAAATGCTTCATTCCAAAACTTTGGCTTGCTACAACAGTTTGGCTACCAGGCTGCACCCAATACCTTTGTCAGCCTGTCAGGGTGGTATCAGAAAAACGATCGGGAGATACAACCTGTCATGTCTGCCAATGGGAATAGCGAAGCAGACGACCTTATGAATAAATGGCTAAGGATTGTTGCCAAAGTTGACCATCAGGGTTGGGCACACTATTCTGCATCAGCTGCTTTTGTACAGGATCATCAGTTATATGAAAGTGACATAATAGAAACCAATAGAGGGGTATTTACAGCTCAAGTTGACAAGACCTTCAATAACTATTTCTCAGTAAAAACTGGCGGTACATTTATGCATATTCAACCGTCTGTGGACTCCTATCCTGATTCGGTTGGCAATGAAAACAGAACTGATGTCTACGCCTCCTTCAAGTTTACACCATTTTCATTCTGGGAAATTAGCCTTAATGCCAGACAAGGGTTTGTGACAGGGTTTGAGGCACCTTTCTCTCCTTCTATTGGAACGCAATTCCTGTTGGTAGACAAAGGACAGCATGAATTAAAGTTGAGAGGTTCCTTCTCTAAAAATTACAGGATTCCAACCCTCAATGACCGCTACTGGGAAGACTGGGGCAATCCAGCTATCCAACCTGAAAGTGGGTTAAGTACTGAAGTAGGAATTGACTATATATTCAATACCTCTAATACAGTATTCAGCTCATCTCTGACAGCGTATCAAGGAAAAGTCACAGACCTGATTCAATGGATTCCTGTAGGCAATATCTGGACGCCTAAAAATGTCAGCGAAGTAGCCAACAAAGGAGTTGAATTCTCTTCAAACATTGATTACCAAACAGGCAATGCTACAATTTCATTAGGAGGAAATTACGCATTCACGCTTGCAGAAGTAACCAAAGCTTCTGCCTCAGAACAGCAAACAGTTGGCAGACAACTGGCTTACCAGCCTAAACACAGGTTCAATGTTTATGCTTCTTATCGATATAAGAGCATTGGCATTAACCTCAACAATTATTTTGTAGGGCAACGCAATGGCTACGATATCAATGACATTTTGGATAAGTACTTTATATCTGATTTGTCTGCCAATTGGAACACTCAGCTCAACGGTAAAAAGCTATCCGTAACTGGTAAGGTGAATAACCTGTTCAACACTACTTACCAGAATATGAAATTCAGGGCTATGCCGGGCAGAAACTATATGCTTTCCATCCTTTGGAATATCCTTTAG
- a CDS encoding ABC transporter substrate-binding protein: MKYIKTRSKKAFRPFVGLAICLAFLTNACQQPSDKSQTVQHAASAGITEFTPKQVKYAKGFNLKYYDGYKVLELYNPFNTKADTLKYVLHAKGIELPESVKALPSIEIPVKKIVALSGTHLGMLDLLDATEQVVGISNKAYVCNEKLLSRAQNGSVIEAGYDGSINKELVIASGADLVLTIGMNSDSYNRYPVFEKAGIQTLAIADWKETSPLGRAEWCKFMAAFLNKEEIANKEMAKIEAEWDRLKVLAAEATTSPTLIAEVPYKDAWFIPGGQSFMAELLRAANTNYYWDEDTSTGSLHLNLEYVYPVALEADYWINTGTANSKEELVGFDSRFADFKAVNKGLLFNNNRNIASNGSNAYWETGIVNPHLILADLIKIFHPELMKDHEFVYYKKLK; encoded by the coding sequence ATGAAATATATCAAGACACGTAGCAAAAAGGCATTCCGCCCTTTTGTTGGATTGGCTATATGTTTGGCTTTTCTGACAAATGCTTGCCAACAGCCATCAGATAAGTCCCAAACAGTTCAGCATGCTGCTTCTGCAGGCATCACTGAATTCACCCCTAAACAAGTCAAATATGCGAAGGGTTTTAACCTTAAGTACTATGATGGCTACAAAGTCCTAGAACTTTACAATCCTTTTAATACTAAGGCCGATACACTCAAGTATGTACTACATGCTAAAGGAATCGAATTGCCTGAGTCGGTAAAAGCTTTACCATCCATTGAAATTCCTGTAAAGAAAATTGTAGCACTTTCAGGAACACACCTTGGAATGCTTGACCTCTTGGATGCTACTGAACAGGTTGTAGGCATTTCAAACAAAGCCTATGTCTGTAATGAAAAGCTGTTGAGCAGAGCCCAGAATGGCAGTGTCATTGAAGCTGGTTATGACGGCAGTATCAATAAGGAACTAGTCATCGCTAGCGGTGCAGACCTAGTATTAACCATCGGAATGAACAGCGATAGCTACAACCGCTACCCTGTTTTTGAAAAAGCGGGCATTCAAACATTGGCCATTGCTGACTGGAAAGAAACATCTCCACTTGGAAGAGCCGAGTGGTGTAAGTTTATGGCTGCATTTCTGAATAAAGAAGAGATAGCCAACAAGGAAATGGCAAAGATTGAAGCGGAATGGGACAGACTGAAAGTCCTTGCCGCTGAAGCCACCACCTCACCTACCTTAATTGCAGAAGTCCCTTACAAAGACGCTTGGTTTATTCCGGGCGGGCAGAGCTTTATGGCAGAACTGTTAAGGGCTGCAAATACCAACTACTATTGGGACGAAGACACCAGTACCGGAAGTCTCCATCTCAACCTTGAATACGTCTACCCAGTGGCACTGGAAGCCGACTATTGGATCAATACAGGAACAGCCAATTCCAAGGAGGAATTGGTAGGTTTTGACAGTCGGTTTGCTGACTTTAAAGCAGTCAATAAAGGCTTGCTTTTCAACAATAACAGAAACATTGCCTCAAATGGCTCCAACGCTTACTGGGAAACAGGCATCGTTAATCCACACCTGATACTTGCTGACCTGATCAAGATCTTTCATCCTGAATTGATGAAAGACCATGAGTTTGTGTATTACAAAAAGCTTAAGTAA